The following coding sequences are from one Sciurus carolinensis chromosome 11, mSciCar1.2, whole genome shotgun sequence window:
- the Fam181b gene encoding protein FAM181B: protein MAVQAALLSTHPFVPFGFGGSPDGLGSTFGALDKGCCFEDDETGAPAGALLSGAEGGDVREATRDLLSFIDSASSNIKLALDKPGKSKRKVNHRKYLQKQIKRCNGLMGAAPPGPPSPSAADAPAKRPLAAPSASTVAAPVHGKAAPRREASQAAAAASLQSRSLAALFDSLRHVSGGSEPVGGAVAVPVAGLSGASSGGAGGEASGPAGSTAVPGARKVPLRARNLPPSFFTEPSRAGGGGGCDPSGPGVSLGDLEKGAEAVEFFELLGSDYGAGTEAGVLLATEPLDVFPTGAAVLRGPLELEPGLFEPPPAMVGNLLYPEPWSSPSCAPTKKSPLPATRSGLTLNESLRPLYPAAADSSGGEDGTGHLASFAPFFPDCALPPPPHQVSYDYSAGYSRTAYSSLWRPDGVWEGAPGEEGAHRD, encoded by the coding sequence ATGGCGGTGCAGGCGGCGCTCCTCAGCACGCACCCCTTCGTGCCCTTCGGCTTCGGAGGCTCCCCGGACGGGCTGGGGAGCACCTTCGGAGCCCTGGACAAGGGCTGCTGTTTCGAGGACGATGAGACCGGGGCGCCGGCTGGCGCGCTGCTGTCGGGAGCAGAGGGTGGGGACGTGCGCGAGGCCACCCGCGATCTACTCAGCTTTATCGACTCCGCGTCCAGCAACATCAAGCTGGCGCTGGACAAGCCGGGCAAGTCGAAGAGGAAGGTGAACCACCGCAAGTACCTGCAGAAGCAGATCAAACGCTGCAATGGCCTCATGGGCGCCGCGCCCCCGGGCCCACCCTCCCCCAGCGCAGCCGACGCGCCCGCTAAGCGGCCGCTTGCAGCCCCCAGCGCTTCGACCGTCGCGGCACCGGTCCACGGCAAGGCTGCCCCCCGGCGGGAGGCGTCGCAGGCCGCGGCGGCAGCCAGCCTACAAAGCCGAAGTCTGGCAGCACTTTTCGACTCGCTACGCCATGTCTCTGGGGGCTCCGAGCCAGTGGGGGGTGCGGTGGCAGTGCCAGTGGCCGGGCTCAGCGGAGCGAGCTCTGGGGGCGCAGGAGGGGAAGCGTCCGGCCCCGCCGGGAGTACAGCGGTCCCGGGCGCAAGGAAGGTCCCACTGCGGGCCCGAAATCTGCCCCCGTCCTTCTTCACTGAGCCGTCCCGGGCGGGCGGCGGTGGCGGGTGCGACCCGTCGGGGCCGGGCGTGAGTTTGGGCGACCTGGAGAAAGGGGCGGAGGCCGTGGAGTTCTTCGAGTTGCTGGGGTCCGACTACGGCGCCGGCACCGAGGCGGGCGTCTTGCTCGCTACGGAGCCTCTCGACGTGTTCCCCACCGGAGCCGCTGTCCTGCGCGGACCCTTGGAGCTGGAGCCTGGCCTCTTTGAGCCACCGCCGGCGATGGTGGGGAACCTACTGTACCCCGAGCCCTGGAGCTCTCCGAGCTGTGCCCCGACCAAGAAGTCGCCCCTGCCTGCCACCCGCAGCGGCTTGACCTTGAACGAGTCCTTGCGCCCCCTGTACCCCGCCGCCGCGGACTCTTCCGGCGGGGAGGACGGGACCGGCCATTTGGCCTCTTTCGCCCCCTTCTTCCCGGACTGCGCCCTACCGCCGCCGCCGCATCAGGTGTCCTATGATTATAGCGCAGGTTACAGCCGCACGGCTTACTCCAGCCTTTGGAGACCGGATGGGGTTTGGGAAGGGGCTCCCGGGGAGGAGGGGGCGCACCGGGACTGA